A portion of the Manduca sexta isolate Smith_Timp_Sample1 chromosome 20, JHU_Msex_v1.0, whole genome shotgun sequence genome contains these proteins:
- the LOC115449235 gene encoding ras-related protein Rab-27A isoform X1, protein MDYDYLIKLLCVGDSGVGKTSFLYKYTDGVFHTQFISTVGIDFREKTVIYQQNGRQHRIHLQLWDTAGQERFRSLTTAFYRDAMGFLLLFDLTNEASFLEVRNWIEQLKTHSLSDEPDIVLCGHKCDLQEKRLVNQNRAREFAKNYNLPYLETSAKTGQNIDRAIDILLDRVMYRMEHSVEYAMLCASGRRRQSLQKLQAKQDRKFCSCCADCKCRGPKYPLSSPNSIVIWPSPRSFSYRADAWRLRRDS, encoded by the exons ATGGACTACGATTATCTTATAAAACTTCTGTGTGTCGGCGATTCTGGAGTTGGAAAAACtagttttctatataaatatactgaTGGAGTATTCCATACACAGTTCATATCAACAGTTGGTATAGACTTCAGAGAAAAGACTGTG ATTTATCAGCAAAATGGAAGGCAACATCGAATACATTTACAACTGTGGGACACAGCTGGACAAGAAAG GTTTCGCAGTTTAACAACTGCATTTTATAGAGATGCTATGGGTTTCTTACTACTGTTTGACTTAACAAATGAGGCCTCTTTTCTTGAAGTTCGCAATTGGATTGAACAATTAAAG acacACAGTCTTAGTGATGAGCCAGACATAGTGTTGTGTGGGCACAAGTGTGATCTACAAGAAAAGAGACTTGTGAACCAGAATCGTGCCAGAGAGTTTGCAAAGAACTACAATTTGCCATATTTGGAAACAAGTGCCAAAACAGGACAGAACATAGATCGAGCTATTGATATATTGCTTGATAGAGTTATGTACAG aatGGAGCATTCAGTTGAATATGCAATGTTGTGTGCGTCAGGTCGCCGCCGACAGTCGCTACAGAAGCTCCAAGCCAAACAAGATCGAAAATTTTGCTCGT GTTGTGCTGATTGTAAGTGCAGGGGGCCCAAGTATCCTTTGTCCAGCCCAAACAGCATTGTAATATGGCCCAGTCCACGTTCCTTTTCGTACAGGGCAGATGCCTGGAGGC TAAGACGCGATTCGTGA
- the LOC115449235 gene encoding ras-related protein Rab-27A isoform X2: MDYDYLIKLLCVGDSGVGKTSFLYKYTDGVFHTQFISTVGIDFREKTVIYQQNGRQHRIHLQLWDTAGQERFRSLTTAFYRDAMGFLLLFDLTNEASFLEVRNWIEQLKTHSLSDEPDIVLCGHKCDLQEKRLVNQNRAREFAKNYNLPYLETSAKTGQNIDRAIDILLDRVMYRMEHSVEYAMLCASGRRRQSLQKLQAKQDRKFCSC, encoded by the exons ATGGACTACGATTATCTTATAAAACTTCTGTGTGTCGGCGATTCTGGAGTTGGAAAAACtagttttctatataaatatactgaTGGAGTATTCCATACACAGTTCATATCAACAGTTGGTATAGACTTCAGAGAAAAGACTGTG ATTTATCAGCAAAATGGAAGGCAACATCGAATACATTTACAACTGTGGGACACAGCTGGACAAGAAAG GTTTCGCAGTTTAACAACTGCATTTTATAGAGATGCTATGGGTTTCTTACTACTGTTTGACTTAACAAATGAGGCCTCTTTTCTTGAAGTTCGCAATTGGATTGAACAATTAAAG acacACAGTCTTAGTGATGAGCCAGACATAGTGTTGTGTGGGCACAAGTGTGATCTACAAGAAAAGAGACTTGTGAACCAGAATCGTGCCAGAGAGTTTGCAAAGAACTACAATTTGCCATATTTGGAAACAAGTGCCAAAACAGGACAGAACATAGATCGAGCTATTGATATATTGCTTGATAGAGTTATGTACAG aatGGAGCATTCAGTTGAATATGCAATGTTGTGTGCGTCAGGTCGCCGCCGACAGTCGCTACAGAAGCTCCAAGCCAAACAAGATCGAAAATTTTGCTCGTGTtag